GGAAAAAAATCGGGTATGGATCACGTTAGATCGAGGGAAGTGAACTGGGGTCGTACTGGCGCTAAGGAAACCGGGTCGGGGCCTTACACTTCTCTCTGCTTGAAGTCGCTTGTGGACTGCGACAGCTGGCGTTACGCTTCCGGTGAGATGGTTAATACCCTTTGCCAAAGCTTAGCTGTTGCTCTTGAAGCCGCCTCGAGCGAAGCTGAGTCTCACATGGCGCTTGTGATAGCTCTCGCTAAGCGCAATGCTTTTACAGTTGAGGCGTATGCGAAGCTTTTTGTGAAGTCTGGTCTGAGGATTTTGGAGTTGGGCGTTGTGGAGGGTGATGCTCAGAAACGGGTTTTGGCTGTGCAGGTGCTTAACTTCCTGATGAAGTATCTGAACCCCAAGAGTATGTCTTCTGAGGTGGAGCTTGTGTTGCAAGAGATGGGGAAGCACGTGGATGATGAGGTGTATTTTGTGAGAGTAGCTGTTCATGAGACCTTGGGTACAGCAGAGAGATTGATAAGAGAGGCAGATCAAGTGTTCAATGGTGTTGAAGATGATAACATGGAGACAGTTTGCTTCCATCAGAGGAGCAGAAGCTCTGAGTTTAACGAATCCTTTTGCTCAATGAGCAATCAATCGAGAAGGTCGAGGCGAAACAGGAAGAAGAGACGGTCGGAACGTAGCAGGCACGGTTTCAGACAAGATTCGTTCACCGAACTACTAGAGAACAGAGAGCAGCTAAGGCAGTATAGTGAAAGCTCATCATCATCATCGATACATGACAGGTCTGGTACTACTACTCCAACAGAAGACGTGTGTGAGAAACTAAAGTCAGAGGACAAAGTTAAGACAGAAGAGACTGTAACAAGAAGCAAGAAGAGTGTGTTGAGATGGGGTTTGAGTTTCTTCTCTGTTGTGGTTGCAGGGTTTGCTTCCTCCTTCATGTGGGTGCATCTGCGAGATGATATGATGATGATGCCTCCTCATCTTGTTCCTACTTGAAGCGCACCAAGTGATGAACATAGAAAAAGCTTAAGAGGACTTACGTAGGTTCGGATTGTGTGGATCTTCTGTCAATGTGTGGATCTTTTGTCTTTTCACTCTCAAAAAGGAACTTGTACCAATGTCATTGACTAATATAAAAAAAACACTTGCAATAATCCAATTTAGCTAAACCGGGAAATTTCAAGTCGGGACGAACCAAACATTGCAAACCAAAAGGCAAAAACTTAAGTTGGTGTGTGTACGCTAGGCCCGGCATCCGGGTCGGGATCATGTTGGGTCCGGATCATTTCTGAAAATTTGAACCCATATAGGTATCTATAATTTTTGGGTTCCAAATTGGATCTTGTCGCGTCCAGATCGGTTCGTATCTATAATTTTAATACCCGTAAATAATTATAATTTTTGGGTATATTTAGGGTTCGGGTCGGTTCAGGTATTTAGGATCCAAAATCTCAAAAAAAATACCCGATAACTTCATAGATACCTGAAGAACCGCAAAAATACACGAAAATTTACCCAAAATCAGATCTGAAAACTTAAAAGATACCCAAAGTTTTATCCGAATACCCAAATTATATTTTTTGAAATCTAAAATTTTACCCGAAATCTAAAACTAAACCCGAAAACCGGACCAAAAATTAAAAAAATATCTGAAATATCAAAAATATACTCAATTACCTAAATATATCTAATATATACAATAAGTTTCGGGTACTTCGGATACCCGATCGGGTCTTGGTAGGACCCGAACCGAACCGAAACCCGTGGATCTAAAGAAAGACCCAATATGTATTTTAGCATGGACCCGGACCCGGACCCGGACCTGTATTTTCTGGTTGGTTCTGATTTGGGCCTCCGGA
This sequence is a window from Brassica oleracea var. oleracea cultivar TO1000 chromosome C1, BOL, whole genome shotgun sequence. Protein-coding genes within it:
- the LOC106335450 gene encoding uncharacterized protein LOC106335450 yields the protein MGRNLGSAFRQELANLDKDPDTNKTAMSNLRTIVKDLDAKALHVFLNQLSETKEIGSDSGGGYTVSLFEDLARAHGVKISPHVETIMPVIVRTLSSCEGALSVQQACSKAVAAIARYGIDPATAEDKKRNVLHSLCKPLSDSLLDSQHLALGTSLCLKSLVDCDSWRYASGEMVNTLCQSLAVALEAASSEAESHMALVIALAKRNAFTVEAYAKLFVKSGLRILELGVVEGDAQKRVLAVQVLNFLMKYLNPKSMSSEVELVLQEMGKHVDDEVYFVRVAVHETLGTAERLIREADQVFNGVEDDNMETVCFHQRSRSSEFNESFCSMSNQSRRSRRNRKKRRSERSRHGFRQDSFTELLENREQLRQYSESSSSSSIHDRSGTTTPTEDVCEKLKSEDKVKTEETVTRSKKSVLRWGLSFFSVVVAGFASSFMWVHLRDDMMMMPPHLVPT